The following nucleotide sequence is from Azoarcus sp. CIB.
CCCCGCGTCGATGCGATCGGGGTAAGCCATGGCGTGCGCGATGGGCGTGCGCATGTCGGGGTTGCCGAGCTGAGCAAGGACGGAGCCGTCGGCGTACTCGACCATCGAGTGGATCACGCTCTGCGGATGGACGACGACCTCGATGCGTTCCGCCGGCAGACCGAACAGCCAGTGCGCCTCGATGACTTCGAGCCCCTTGTTCATCATCGTCGCCGAATCGACGGAGATCTTCCGCCCCATGACCCAGTTCGGATGTGCACACGCCTCGTCCGGCGTGACGTTGGCGAGGCTTTCGGCCGAACGCTCGCGGAACGGACCACCCGACGCGGTGAGCAGGATTCGCCGGATCCCGCGTTCGTCCGCGTTGCGACGGAAGTCGTGCGGCAGAGCCTGGAACACCGCGTTGTGCTCACTGTCGATCGGCAGAAGCTGCGCCCCGCTGTCCGCGACCGCCTCCATGAACAGCGCGCCGGAAAGAACCAGCGCCTCCTTGTTCGCGAGGAGCACGCGCTTGCCGGCTCGCGCAGCGGCCAGCGTCGGAGCAAGGCCCGCGGCGCCGACGATCGCGGCCATGACCGCATCCGCCTCTTCGTGGCATGCAACGTCGATCAGCGCGCCAGCGCCGTCGAGCACGCAGGTCTTCACCCCCGCGCCCTGCAGCCGTTCGCGCAGACGCGCTGCGGCGGCGG
It contains:
- the ispC gene encoding 1-deoxy-D-xylulose-5-phosphate reductoisomerase is translated as MPDTTIQRVTVLGATGSIGMSTLDVIARHPDRFEAFALTAQDSVDRMVELCVRFSPRFAVMVNPAAAARLRERLQGAGVKTCVLDGAGALIDVACHEEADAVMAAIVGAAGLAPTLAAARAGKRVLLANKEALVLSGALFMEAVADSGAQLLPIDSEHNAVFQALPHDFRRNADERGIRRILLTASGGPFRERSAESLANVTPDEACAHPNWVMGRKISVDSATMMNKGLEVIEAHWLFGLPAERIEVVVHPQSVIHSMVEYADGSVLAQLGNPDMRTPIAHAMAYPDRIDAGVRSLDLFEIARLTFERPDFERFPCLALAYQALREGGAAAAVLNAANEEAVAAFLDGRLGFRGIADVISATLERAHGLSVDSLDAIIDADARARDIACTVILARGTSR